One genomic segment of Planctomycetaceae bacterium includes these proteins:
- a CDS encoding AraC family transcriptional regulator codes for MNDFENNLTVESCRQSMSEAQTMNVSVVADSLVARAVDFIKRNAGRPIQVRNVVEHVAVSRREIERRFKKSLNRSIHREIKQTRVSLIAAMLLETSYTGSEIAAKLGFADVAHFARYFRDIEGVSPLEYRKKNLCTV; via the coding sequence ATGAACGATTTTGAAAACAATTTGACAGTAGAAAGCTGCCGACAGTCGATGTCGGAAGCACAGACGATGAATGTCTCTGTTGTTGCTGATAGTCTGGTCGCAAGGGCGGTTGATTTTATAAAGAGAAACGCCGGCCGGCCGATTCAGGTCCGCAATGTTGTCGAGCACGTCGCGGTTTCGCGAAGAGAAATTGAAAGACGATTTAAAAAATCGCTCAATCGTTCGATTCATCGCGAAATCAAACAGACGAGGGTTAGTTTGATTGCCGCAATGCTGCTTGAGACTTCATACACTGGTTCTGAAATCGCGGCTAAACTCGGGTTTGCGGACGTAGCTCATTTTGCAAGATATTTCAGGGATATCGAAGGAGTAAGTCCGCTGGAATACAGAAAGAAAAATTTATGCACTGTTTGA